One Bremerella sp. JC817 genomic window carries:
- the dnaG gene encoding DNA primase, with protein sequence MAFLPDNDVKEQVRVASDIVDVLGTYLNLRRQGRGYVALCPWHDDSRPSFQVNPQRQSWRCWVCGIGGDVFSFVMRRESIEFREALELLAERANIALPSAGPVAPAGSPNDKKFQYNALAWAERTFHELLLNDPIADEARRYLHDRGITKEAIYRFHLGFSPNDWQWLCNKSIQSAYNHPVLENVGLIGKSQAGRMYDRFKGRVIFPIRDVQSRPIAFGGRILPAYADEKSAKYVNSPETRLFSKSDNVYALDLARDHITNSKKVVVVEGYTDVIALHEAGVKNAVAVLGTALGPRHIQLLRRYADTVYLVLDGDEAGQKRTSEVLELFIAQQVDLRITTLPDNLDPCDFVQKYGADGFRSHLDKSVDALEHKIRIATAGINLANDLHSANDALEDVLNTLAKAPNLAAEASSEVRLREHQFLARIARQFQVAESELRTRLSALRKAASTKTYPANQEEMPANPGTIYRISTLDNWDRTLIELMLALPETVEWCLDEIGPDELISEGAKAIYKVIRSRSEAHLDCAFPGILDSIDNESLRFLLIELDESASNRGFGDADQELKRIVEAYRRRHEERMEGQQVASMQQQSLSKEDELDILQQIIEQNRNRQGISFPTDG encoded by the coding sequence GTGGCATTTCTCCCTGACAACGACGTGAAAGAACAAGTGCGTGTCGCATCCGACATTGTGGATGTGCTCGGTACGTACTTGAACCTGCGACGGCAGGGACGCGGCTACGTCGCTTTGTGCCCATGGCACGACGATAGCCGACCAAGCTTTCAGGTCAATCCGCAACGCCAATCTTGGCGCTGCTGGGTCTGTGGAATTGGTGGCGACGTTTTCAGCTTTGTCATGCGTCGCGAATCGATCGAATTCCGCGAAGCACTGGAACTGCTGGCCGAACGAGCCAATATCGCCCTGCCATCGGCCGGCCCGGTCGCTCCGGCCGGAAGCCCCAACGATAAAAAGTTTCAATACAACGCGTTGGCCTGGGCCGAGCGAACGTTCCACGAACTGCTGCTGAACGATCCGATTGCGGACGAAGCCCGTCGTTATTTGCACGATCGCGGGATTACCAAGGAAGCGATTTATCGGTTTCACCTTGGATTTTCGCCGAACGACTGGCAGTGGCTCTGCAACAAATCGATTCAAAGTGCCTATAACCATCCCGTTCTGGAAAATGTCGGACTGATCGGCAAGTCGCAAGCTGGCCGTATGTACGATCGTTTCAAGGGACGCGTGATTTTCCCGATTCGTGACGTGCAAAGCCGTCCGATCGCGTTTGGTGGACGCATTCTGCCGGCATACGCCGACGAAAAATCGGCCAAGTATGTCAACTCGCCTGAAACACGGCTCTTCTCGAAGAGCGACAACGTTTACGCTTTGGACCTGGCTCGCGATCACATCACCAACAGCAAGAAGGTGGTGGTCGTGGAAGGTTACACGGACGTGATTGCCCTGCACGAAGCTGGCGTCAAGAACGCCGTTGCCGTGCTGGGAACTGCCCTCGGGCCACGCCATATTCAACTGCTTCGCCGTTATGCCGACACCGTTTACCTGGTGCTCGATGGAGACGAAGCTGGCCAGAAGCGTACCAGCGAAGTCCTCGAGCTGTTCATCGCTCAGCAGGTCGACTTACGAATTACGACCCTTCCCGACAACCTCGACCCTTGTGACTTCGTACAGAAGTATGGTGCCGATGGATTTCGTAGCCACCTCGACAAGTCGGTCGACGCCCTGGAACACAAGATTCGGATCGCCACCGCCGGAATCAATCTGGCCAACGATCTGCATAGTGCTAACGATGCCCTGGAAGACGTGTTGAACACGTTGGCCAAGGCACCCAACCTGGCGGCGGAAGCGTCGTCGGAAGTCCGTCTTCGCGAACACCAGTTTCTGGCACGGATTGCTCGCCAGTTTCAGGTCGCTGAATCGGAGCTACGGACACGGCTGTCTGCTTTGCGAAAAGCGGCCAGCACTAAAACTTACCCGGCAAATCAAGAAGAAATGCCGGCCAACCCGGGCACGATTTATCGGATCAGCACGCTCGACAACTGGGACCGCACCCTGATCGAGTTGATGTTGGCGTTGCCCGAAACGGTGGAATGGTGCCTGGACGAGATCGGTCCGGATGAATTGATCAGCGAAGGTGCCAAAGCCATCTACAAAGTCATCCGATCCCGCAGCGAAGCGCACCTGGATTGTGCGTTTCCGGGGATCCTCGACTCGATCGACAACGAATCGTTGCGATTCCTGCTGATCGAGCTCGACGAGTCGGCTTCCAACCGAGGATTCGGGGATGCCGACCAGGAACTGAAACGTATCGTCGAGGCGTACCGCCGCCGACACGAAGAGCGTATGGAAGGACAGCAAGTCGCTTCCATGCAGCAACAATCGCTATCGAAAGAGGATGAGCTCGACATTCTCCAACAGATCATCGAGCAGAATCGAAACCGCCAGGGTATTTCCTTTCCCACGGATGGGTAG
- a CDS encoding sigma-70 family RNA polymerase sigma factor, translating to MEFADQELAVLLEKGKSQGWLTYDEVNNYLPDEAQGSEKLDSLLTELENRGIELVTDPPEDDFDDAPASKAPSAREFAEALDEDGGSESFTTEEITKSSDDPIRMYLSQMASIPLLSRAEEIALAKKIEITRKQFRRLVLGCDFALRHTVEILEKVHRGELPFDRTIKVSLTENLTKEQIQGRMPHNLKTLRVMLEQNRRDFQRLLRKSTPREERIAARKRFIRRRQKCLQLVEELSLRTRRVQPVMAQLEDFADRMEEIRARLDLIRDIPAAKDERANLRKELRDLMLLTLESPRSLRTRCNKFRKQFDQYEGVKRELSSGNLRLVVSIAKKYRNRGLSFLDLIQEGNTGLMRAVDKYEYRRGFKFSTYATWWIRQAITRAIADQARTIRIPVHMIDVLSKLRNIQKRLLQELRREPTMEEISRYSEIPVEEVRRVMDIGRHPVSLDRPIGESEDSSFGEFIEDGHEETPIRKASNEILRDKIGGLLKTLTYREREIIKLRYGLQDGYTYTLEEVGRIFKVTRERVRQIEAKAVRKLQHPVRSQQLAGFLHTAEAA from the coding sequence ATGGAATTTGCTGATCAAGAATTGGCCGTACTTTTGGAAAAAGGCAAGTCGCAAGGTTGGTTGACTTATGATGAAGTCAACAACTATCTGCCCGACGAAGCTCAAGGCAGCGAGAAACTCGATTCGCTGCTGACCGAACTGGAAAACCGCGGTATCGAACTGGTTACCGATCCTCCCGAAGATGATTTCGACGACGCCCCAGCCTCGAAGGCTCCTTCCGCTCGCGAATTCGCGGAAGCTTTGGACGAAGATGGCGGATCGGAAAGCTTCACTACTGAAGAAATCACCAAGAGCAGCGACGATCCGATCCGGATGTACCTGTCTCAGATGGCCTCGATTCCTCTGCTTTCCCGCGCAGAAGAAATCGCCCTGGCCAAGAAGATTGAAATCACCCGCAAGCAGTTCCGCCGCCTGGTTCTGGGTTGCGACTTCGCACTTCGGCACACGGTTGAGATCCTGGAAAAGGTCCACCGTGGCGAACTCCCTTTCGATCGTACGATCAAGGTTTCGTTGACCGAAAACCTGACCAAGGAACAAATCCAAGGTCGCATGCCGCACAACTTGAAGACGTTGCGGGTCATGCTGGAACAAAATCGTCGTGACTTCCAACGACTGCTTCGCAAGAGCACCCCTCGCGAAGAACGAATCGCCGCTCGCAAGCGATTCATTCGCCGCCGTCAGAAGTGCCTGCAATTGGTTGAAGAGTTGTCGCTGCGTACCCGTCGCGTTCAGCCCGTGATGGCTCAACTGGAAGACTTCGCCGATCGGATGGAAGAAATCCGAGCACGTCTTGATCTCATCCGCGATATCCCAGCGGCCAAAGACGAACGTGCCAACCTCCGCAAAGAACTTCGCGACCTGATGCTGCTGACGCTGGAAAGCCCACGCAGCCTGCGGACTCGCTGCAACAAGTTCCGCAAGCAGTTCGATCAGTACGAAGGCGTCAAGCGAGAACTTTCCAGCGGCAACCTCCGCCTGGTGGTCTCGATCGCCAAGAAGTACCGCAACCGCGGCTTGAGCTTCTTGGACCTGATCCAGGAAGGCAACACCGGCCTGATGCGTGCGGTCGACAAGTACGAATATCGCCGTGGCTTCAAGTTCTCGACCTATGCGACCTGGTGGATTCGTCAGGCCATTACCCGAGCCATCGCCGATCAGGCACGTACGATCCGTATTCCAGTGCACATGATCGACGTCTTGTCGAAGCTGCGAAACATCCAGAAGCGCCTGCTGCAGGAACTTCGCCGCGAACCAACCATGGAAGAAATCTCGCGTTATAGCGAGATCCCGGTTGAAGAAGTTCGCCGCGTGATGGACATCGGTCGTCACCCGGTCAGCCTCGACCGTCCGATCGGCGAAAGCGAAGACAGTTCGTTCGGCGAGTTCATCGAAGATGGCCACGAAGAAACCCCGATCCGCAAGGCTTCCAACGAAATCCTGCGAGACAAGATCGGTGGCCTGCTGAAGACGCTGACCTACCGCGAACGTGAAATCATCAAGCTGCGTTACGGCCTTCAGGACGGGTACACCTATACCCTGGAAGAAGTTGGCCGCATCTTTAAGGTGACCCGCGAACGTGTCCGCCAGATCGAAGCCAAAGCGGTTCGCAAGCTGCAACATCCAGTTCGCAGCCAGCAATTGGCCGGCTTCCTGCACACGGCCGAGGCGGCGTAG
- the greA gene encoding transcription elongation factor GreA gives MADRMPMSRKGYDKLKAELQHLEDVEMPAITEKVANARAEGDLKENAEYHGSRETQGMIQAKINLIKSKLSKAYIVDPSSVDKSVVSFFATVTVRDVDMDEEEVYSLVGSGEEDFMNNKILVDSPMAQQLIGKKVGDVVSIAAPKGTYDLEVLKIEYNFDE, from the coding sequence ATGGCCGATAGAATGCCCATGTCCCGCAAAGGCTACGATAAGCTCAAGGCCGAATTGCAGCATCTCGAAGACGTCGAAATGCCAGCAATCACTGAGAAGGTGGCCAATGCACGTGCCGAAGGGGACCTCAAAGAAAACGCCGAGTATCATGGCTCGCGCGAAACCCAAGGTATGATTCAGGCCAAGATCAACCTGATCAAATCGAAGCTGAGCAAAGCTTATATCGTTGATCCTTCTTCGGTCGACAAGTCGGTCGTCAGCTTCTTCGCGACGGTCACCGTTCGCGACGTTGATATGGACGAAGAAGAAGTCTACTCGCTGGTTGGCTCTGGCGAAGAAGACTTCATGAACAACAAGATCCTCGTCGACAGCCCGATGGCTCAACAGTTGATCGGCAAGAAGGTTGGCGACGTCGTCTCGATCGCCGCCCCGAAGGGTACTTACGATCTGGAAGTGCTGAAGATCGAATACAACTTCGACGAATAA
- a CDS encoding phospholipase, with the protein MSQRPYSEVLQELHRIHRQLSDLRSRLARCPIRITAAENRVVAAEQVVVDVKESIKNTKMTADRKQLQLRESESKIGVIEGKLNAANTNEEFQIFKEQIAAAQMANSVMSDEILEALEKVDQLEVKLTEADKGVLNAKEDLAKIQNEVNQQRGVMETELARVLEILEGVEKDVPPDIRQDYKRVVKARGEEALASVVNNYCTQCNVQLRIQTVSDLKLGRPVFCSSCGALLYLIDTI; encoded by the coding sequence ATGTCCCAACGACCCTATAGCGAAGTTCTGCAGGAACTTCACCGAATCCACCGCCAGTTGAGCGATCTGCGAAGTCGCTTGGCTCGCTGTCCGATTCGTATCACAGCGGCCGAAAACCGCGTGGTTGCTGCGGAACAGGTCGTGGTGGACGTCAAAGAGTCGATCAAAAACACGAAAATGACGGCCGATCGCAAGCAACTGCAGCTTCGCGAAAGCGAAAGCAAGATCGGTGTGATTGAAGGAAAGCTGAACGCCGCCAACACGAACGAAGAATTCCAGATCTTCAAAGAACAAATCGCCGCGGCCCAGATGGCCAACAGCGTGATGTCGGACGAGATTCTCGAGGCCCTCGAGAAAGTCGACCAGTTGGAAGTCAAATTGACCGAGGCGGACAAAGGTGTTCTGAACGCCAAAGAGGACCTGGCCAAAATCCAGAATGAAGTCAATCAACAACGGGGCGTCATGGAGACCGAACTGGCCCGCGTGCTCGAGATCCTGGAAGGGGTTGAGAAGGACGTTCCGCCAGATATTCGCCAAGATTACAAGCGTGTGGTCAAGGCTCGCGGTGAAGAAGCCCTCGCTTCGGTGGTTAACAATTACTGCACCCAGTGCAATGTGCAACTTCGGATTCAAACCGTCAGCGATTTGAAGCTGGGCCGACCGGTCTTCTGCTCATCGTGCGGGGCGCTGTTGTACCTGATCGATACAATCTAA